The following is a genomic window from Aeromonas sp. FDAARGOS 1405.
TCAATATCAGGCCAGATTTCTCGCCAATCACTACGCAATCCACAGTGAGTTTGCGTACCTTGGATGTATGACGCAGAAACCCTATCGACCCGATATTCCGCCGAGCCCAAACCTGCTTTATCAAGGAGCATTTTATGTGTGCCGTGCCGAATACCACACCACGCAGACAATTCCCTACTGCATTTACCATTCTGTTTCTTATTATGTTACTGGCCATTGCACTGACCTGGATAATTCCGGCGGGCGCCTATGCCAAGCTCTCTTATAATCCAGCCAGTGAAAGTCTGATGGTCAATAGCCCACAGGGGGAAATAAGCCGACTTCCCGCAACCCAGGATGCCCTGGCAAAACTCAATATCAATATTGCGGTGGAGCAATTTACCAACGGCACCATCCGCAAGCCCATTGCCATTCCCGGCACCTATGCCCGATTGGAGCAAGCGCCCAAGGGGTTCGGTGACGTGGCGGTCAGCATGGTCAAGGGCACCATAGAGGGGGCGGATATCATTGTCTTCATCCTGGTACTGGGGGGACTGATCGGCGTCATCAACAAGACCGGCGCCTTCAATGCCGGGCTGGTCGCCCTCTCGCGCAAGACCCGGGGCAATGAGTTCCTGTTTGTGGCGCTGGTCTGCTTTGTGATGGCGTTGGGGGGCACCACCTGTGGGCTGGAAGAAGAGGCTGTCGCCTTCTACCCCATACTGGTGCCCATCTTTCTGGCGCTCGGCTATGACTCCATCGTCTGCGTAGGGGCCATCTTCCTCGCCGCCTCCATGGGAACCACCTTCTCCACCATCAATCCCTTCTCGGTGGTGATCGCCTCCAATGCCGCCGGCATTCCCTTTACCGAGGGGCTGATCTTTCGCGCCATTGGCTGTCTGGTGGGCACCCTGGTGGTGATCGGTTATCTCTACTGGTACTGCAAGAAGATCAAGGCCAACCCTGCCTTCTCCTACACCTATGAGGACAGAGAGAGCTTTCGCGCCCGTTTTCTCAAAGAGGGCTCTATGGACGAAGGGGTGCCCTTCACCCTGCGCCGCAAGATCATTCTGACCCTGTTTATCCTCGCCTTCCCGCTGATGGTGTGGGGCGTCTCCATGGCCGGTTGGTGGTTTCCGCAGATGGCAGCCTCCTTCCTGACCATCGCCATCATCATCATTTTTATCTCGGGTCTCAAAGAGAAAGAGGCAGTCGAGGCCTTCACTCAGGGGGCGTCGGAGCTGGTGGCGGTCTCCCTCATCATCGGGCTGGCACGGGGGGTCAATCTGGTGCTGGATCAGGGGATGATCTCGGACACCATTCTGGCCTACGCCTCCGATCTGGTCTCCGGCATGCACGGCGCCGTGTTCGCGGTGGCGCAGATGCTGGTGTTCACCCTGCTGGGGCTGGTGGTGCCCTCCTCCTCCGGGCTCGCAGTGCTCTCCATGCCCATCATGGCGCCGCTGGCAGATACCGTGATGATCCCCCGCTATATCGTGGTGTCGGCCTACAACTGGGGCCAATACGCCATGCTGTTCCTGGCCCCCACCGGACTGGTGCTGGTCACCCTGCAGATGCTCGGCATCCAGTTCAACAAGTGGGTCAAGTTCGTGCTGCCCATGGTGGGCTTTGTGCTGGGATTTGGCGCCCTGATGCTGGTGGCGCAAGTGATGTTGGCCTGATGGGCCTGTGATACATGA
Proteins encoded in this region:
- a CDS encoding YfcC family protein, whose protein sequence is MCAVPNTTPRRQFPTAFTILFLIMLLAIALTWIIPAGAYAKLSYNPASESLMVNSPQGEISRLPATQDALAKLNINIAVEQFTNGTIRKPIAIPGTYARLEQAPKGFGDVAVSMVKGTIEGADIIVFILVLGGLIGVINKTGAFNAGLVALSRKTRGNEFLFVALVCFVMALGGTTCGLEEEAVAFYPILVPIFLALGYDSIVCVGAIFLAASMGTTFSTINPFSVVIASNAAGIPFTEGLIFRAIGCLVGTLVVIGYLYWYCKKIKANPAFSYTYEDRESFRARFLKEGSMDEGVPFTLRRKIILTLFILAFPLMVWGVSMAGWWFPQMAASFLTIAIIIIFISGLKEKEAVEAFTQGASELVAVSLIIGLARGVNLVLDQGMISDTILAYASDLVSGMHGAVFAVAQMLVFTLLGLVVPSSSGLAVLSMPIMAPLADTVMIPRYIVVSAYNWGQYAMLFLAPTGLVLVTLQMLGIQFNKWVKFVLPMVGFVLGFGALMLVAQVMLA